ATCGGCGATCAGCTTGGCCACCTTGCGGGCCATGTCGCCGCGCTCGGCACCGATCATCACTCCGACGCGCACGATTCCTCCCGTGCAGGTTCGGCTGTCCCGGTGAGCGCGCGGATCTCGCGCACCAGAACGTCCAGCGCCGTTCCGGTGGGAAATACCGCGGCCGCGCCGGCGGACAGCAGCTTGGGCACGTCAGCGTGCGGGATGGTGCCGCCGACCACCACGGCGATGTCCGCGGCATCGGCCGCGCGCAGGGCCTCGATGGTGCGTGCGGTGAGGGTCAGGTGCGCGCCGGACAGGATGCTCAAGCCCACCACGGCGACGTCTTCCTGCACGGCAATGGAGGCGATGTCTTCGATGCGCTGGCGGATACCGGTGTAGATGACCTCGAAACCCGCGTCGCGCAAGGTGCGGGCGACGATCTTGGCGCCGCGGTCGTGTCCGTCCAGACCGGGCTTGGCAACCAGAATCCGTGCCGCCATCTAGAACACCACCGGCTGCTGAAATTCGCCCCAGACCGCCTTCAGGGCGGAGACCATCTCGCCCACCGTGCAGTATGCGTTGGCGCAGTCGATCAGTTTGTGCATCAGGTTGTCGGTTCCCTCGGCACCGCGGGACAGCGCGGCAAGAGCGGATTCGACCGCCGCACTGTCTCTTTCGGCCTTCACCTTGGAGAGCCGCTTCAACTGGAGATCGCGCCCTTCGGCATCGAGTTCGTAGGTGACGACGTCGGGCTCGGGCTCTTGCGACACGAACCGGTTGACCCCGACCACCGGACGCGCGCCCGACTCGATGTCCTGGTGGATCTTGTAGGCCTCGTCGGCGATCAGGCCCTGCAGGTAACCGTCTTCGATCGCGCTGACCATGCCGCCGTGCTGCTCAAGGTCGGCCATGATCTCGATGATGCGGGCCTCGGTGGCGTCGGTGAGCGCCTCGACGAAGTAGGAGCCACCCAGCGGGTCGGCGACCTGGGCGACGCCGGTTTCATAGGCGAGGATCTGCTGGGTGCGCAGCGCCAGGGTGGTCGACTCCTCCGACGGCAGCGCGAAAGGCTCATCCCAGGCGGCGGTGAACATCGACTGGACCCCGCCGAGAACCGCCGCCATCGCCTCGTAGGCGACACGCACCACGTTGTTCTGTGCCTGCGGCCCATACAGCGATGCTCCGCCGCAGACGCAGCCGAAGCGGAACATCGACGCCTTGTCCTTGCTGGAACCGTAACGCTCCCGCACAATCGTGGCCCAACGTCGCCGTCCCGCACGGTATTTGGCGACCTCTTCGAAAAAGTCGCCGTGCGTGTAGAAGAAAAACGAGATCTGGGGCGCGAATTCGTCGATGCTCATGCGCCCGCGTTCCACCACCGTGTCGCAGTAGGTGACACCGTCGGCCAGGGTGAACGCCATCTCCTGCACCGCCGTCGCGCCGGCGTCCCGAAAGTGCGCCCCCGCCACCGAGATCGCGTTGAACCTCGGCACCTCCGCCGCGCAGAACTCAATGGTGTCGGCGATCAGACGCAGCGACGGCTCGGG
This genomic stretch from Mycobacterium paragordonae harbors:
- a CDS encoding methylmalonyl-CoA mutase family protein — translated: MDNAAQTPSGIPLAPVYGPADRRADPPPPGEYPFTRGNFASGYRGKLWTFRQYSGFGTAEESNRRYRYLLDQGGTGLSVALDLPTQCGYDSDDPDFGEEVGRVGVAVDTLADFEILFDGIPLDKLSTSMTINGTAAILLAFYVAAAERKGIPRAKLTGTIQNDILKEYASRGTWIWPPEPSLRLIADTIEFCAAEVPRFNAISVAGAHFRDAGATAVQEMAFTLADGVTYCDTVVERGRMSIDEFAPQISFFFYTHGDFFEEVAKYRAGRRRWATIVRERYGSSKDKASMFRFGCVCGGASLYGPQAQNNVVRVAYEAMAAVLGGVQSMFTAAWDEPFALPSEESTTLALRTQQILAYETGVAQVADPLGGSYFVEALTDATEARIIEIMADLEQHGGMVSAIEDGYLQGLIADEAYKIHQDIESGARPVVGVNRFVSQEPEPDVVTYELDAEGRDLQLKRLSKVKAERDSAAVESALAALSRGAEGTDNLMHKLIDCANAYCTVGEMVSALKAVWGEFQQPVVF
- a CDS encoding cobalamin-dependent protein (Presence of a B(12) (cobalamin)-binding domain implies dependence on cobalamin itself, in one of its several forms, or in some unusual lineages, dependence on a cobalamin-like analog.), producing MAARILVAKPGLDGHDRGAKIVARTLRDAGFEVIYTGIRQRIEDIASIAVQEDVAVVGLSILSGAHLTLTARTIEALRAADAADIAVVVGGTIPHADVPKLLSAGAAAVFPTGTALDVLVREIRALTGTAEPAREESCASE